A stretch of the Sorangium aterium genome encodes the following:
- a CDS encoding DNA repair ATPase, which yields MVSTGALDGAARAAGASPPQAAEPLDGGNYEVIRRRLVERAEELARRAEALNARRKEVFGGTDLALLENARVRTENNCVPRDIVSIRGKLLVGYLVFMGLKEVNVGDVFSLHRFAKDGGAFDLSPAPIEEGDALLGDPNFVKEFKDLHRYVKEPRLLQLRRSDTRLLAIFQVGATERDTKVFRWSIDATGRVRYLDARGDEDNVRPRAHDFAWTQATRDDHVQGKHPHVAVLGEIFVETVGGDLTVKIENNTTTGLGIYREPVDDAGQALDDADIQYARLGPLILLKIKPFREPSYRYLVYNGRTRKVTRIDAIGLACLSLPEDQGIVFPNGYYLITGETKRFEGSTESLVFERVIRSPNGEDVLYVFHQVVEGRYVLFPYNLIRKEIATPIQCHGYSLFDDGKMVIFRASGDEATRVHPMQIWQTPFMTAEFAASAPTDGSYLAKVGNADLVRGISDALSMRRAALDGSPTRQTYEDLIKTAERMTDAYYWLGHAEAGDLLSVVGELRGVSESIVDEFEKVEGIKARAAAALAETEAAQRQLLSGVRPEDAASVDAFLQALTALRRQRGHLITLRELKYMDLGRVDALEAEIVARADEVSQACVTFLLGEQAFRPLADRLAGLIAKIEAVAKSPELAPFAADLDAVNEGLSVLAEIVASLKVDDPTARTRILEGISEVYAQLNRARATLSARGRDLRGAEGRAEFGAQFKVFGQSVSSAIAVCDTPERCDAELSKLLVQLEELEGKFGEFDEFLGELAAKREEVNDAIAARRQALLDERQRRVSNLVAAADRIVQGVARRARTFAGVDELNTYFASDAMVAKLRDLAADLHALGDSVKGDEVEARLKSARQDALRALRDREDLFEGGGDVIKLGRHRFNVSTQALELTLVPRGDGLALHLTGTDFFEPIEDPALEGARDLWGQELASETPEVYRGELLAGSMLADAEAGRGGLSIERLREASLGPGGLLGAVRAYAEGRHDEGYERGVHDADAALILEKLLALRSTAGLLRFGSAPRALACLTWAGLDARARDLAHRRARSLGRLAAQLGESEARAALAAELAQGVAAAAAAHRIEASAADVRVAARYLVEELAAERPRFVTSDAALSLRDALLARLDLAGGRAAFEEDLRQLEKHPAERLELALAWLRGFAAVNDGGSPGKPGSAPKPLANDGGSPGKPGSAPKPLANDGGSPGKPGSAPKPPAALAHLALEAAVVVVTERHIEREPSAAVTEARVEGLLGQHPRIKERAIALRLDEFLSRIEDFLHERAPRYRAYRKVRSEIAERERKRLRLEEFAPRVLTSFVRNRLIDEVYLPLVGANLAKQLGAAGDVKRTDLMGMLLLISPPGYGKTTLMEYVASKLGLVFMKVNGPSLGHEVTSLDPAEAPNATARQEVEKINLAFEMGNNVMLYLDDIQHTNTELLQKFISLCDGQRRIEGVWRGRTRTYDLRGKKFCVVMAGNPYTESGARFQIPDMLSNRADTYNLGDVLDGKEALFALSYLENALTSNPTLAPLSGRAPGDTHKLIRMAQGEAIAATELEHAYSAAEVSEMVAVFERLFRVQKVLLSVNLEYIRSASQDDAFRTEPPFKLQGSYRNMNKLAEKVVAAHTHEEVDRLIDDHYVSESQTLTTGAEQNLLKLAELRGRMTPEQAARWDEIKKGFVRIKRMGGKEDDPVVRVTGTLSMLGEQLEGIRGAIGKAAAVAQAGDARAREMKQWLAPEMERLSAALKGAAQPRVDVKVETDRSVSEFVGHHLSLVERLVAPLAKATTQSAFGIRAIEAQVSELAQALRSLEEKVRAPRPQSQPPPPRFEARVGAASPANFYRTAPAADVVDHGGIFVPTFRPPPARGTTVALKIPFAEGGEIDAVGVVEWTREAEEEGPPGFGARFVRLSGEQRELVEGFVRQREPMLLGM from the coding sequence ATGGTGTCGACAGGGGCCTTGGACGGCGCGGCCCGGGCGGCGGGGGCGTCCCCGCCGCAGGCGGCGGAGCCGCTGGATGGGGGCAATTACGAGGTCATCCGGCGGAGGCTCGTCGAGCGCGCCGAGGAGCTCGCCCGCCGCGCCGAGGCGCTCAACGCGCGGCGAAAAGAGGTGTTCGGCGGCACGGACCTCGCGCTCCTCGAGAACGCCCGCGTCAGGACCGAGAACAACTGCGTGCCGCGCGACATCGTGAGCATCCGGGGCAAGCTGCTCGTCGGCTACCTCGTGTTCATGGGGCTGAAGGAGGTCAACGTCGGCGACGTCTTCAGCCTCCACCGCTTCGCGAAGGACGGCGGCGCCTTCGACCTGTCCCCCGCGCCGATCGAGGAGGGCGACGCGCTCCTCGGCGACCCCAACTTCGTCAAGGAATTCAAGGACCTCCACCGCTACGTCAAGGAGCCCCGGCTGCTCCAGCTGCGGCGCAGCGACACGCGGCTGCTCGCCATCTTCCAGGTCGGCGCGACCGAGCGCGACACCAAGGTGTTCCGCTGGAGCATCGACGCGACCGGGCGCGTCCGGTACCTCGACGCGCGCGGCGACGAGGACAACGTCCGGCCGCGCGCCCACGACTTCGCCTGGACCCAGGCCACGCGCGACGACCACGTGCAGGGCAAGCACCCGCACGTCGCCGTCCTCGGCGAGATCTTCGTCGAGACGGTCGGCGGCGATCTCACGGTCAAGATCGAGAACAACACGACCACGGGGCTCGGCATCTACCGCGAGCCGGTCGACGACGCGGGCCAGGCGCTCGACGACGCCGACATCCAGTACGCCCGGCTCGGGCCGCTCATCCTGCTCAAGATCAAGCCGTTCCGCGAGCCCTCGTACCGCTACCTCGTCTACAACGGCCGCACCCGGAAGGTGACGCGCATCGACGCGATCGGCCTCGCCTGCCTGAGCCTCCCCGAGGACCAGGGGATCGTCTTCCCGAACGGCTACTACCTCATCACCGGCGAGACGAAGCGCTTCGAGGGCAGCACCGAGAGCCTCGTCTTCGAGCGAGTCATCCGCTCGCCGAACGGGGAAGACGTGCTCTACGTGTTCCACCAGGTCGTCGAGGGGCGCTACGTGCTCTTCCCGTACAACCTGATCCGCAAGGAGATCGCGACGCCGATCCAGTGCCACGGCTACAGCCTCTTCGACGACGGCAAGATGGTGATCTTCCGGGCGTCGGGCGACGAGGCGACCCGCGTCCACCCGATGCAGATCTGGCAGACGCCGTTCATGACCGCGGAGTTCGCGGCGTCGGCGCCGACCGACGGCTCGTACCTCGCGAAGGTGGGCAACGCCGACCTCGTGCGGGGGATCTCCGACGCGCTCAGCATGCGGCGCGCGGCGCTGGACGGGTCGCCGACCCGGCAGACGTACGAGGATCTCATCAAGACCGCCGAGCGGATGACCGACGCCTACTACTGGCTCGGCCACGCCGAGGCGGGCGATCTCCTGTCGGTCGTGGGCGAGCTCCGGGGCGTCTCCGAGAGCATCGTCGACGAGTTCGAGAAGGTCGAGGGCATCAAGGCGCGCGCCGCGGCCGCGCTCGCCGAGACCGAGGCGGCGCAGCGGCAGCTGCTCTCCGGGGTGCGGCCCGAGGACGCGGCGAGCGTCGACGCGTTCCTGCAGGCCCTGACCGCGCTGCGGCGGCAGCGGGGGCACCTCATCACGCTCCGCGAGCTCAAGTACATGGACCTCGGCCGCGTCGACGCGCTCGAGGCCGAGATCGTCGCGCGCGCCGACGAGGTGAGCCAGGCGTGCGTGACGTTCCTCCTCGGCGAGCAGGCGTTCCGCCCGCTGGCCGACCGGCTCGCGGGCCTCATCGCGAAGATCGAGGCGGTCGCGAAGTCGCCCGAGCTCGCGCCGTTCGCCGCGGATCTCGACGCCGTGAACGAGGGGCTCTCGGTGCTCGCCGAGATCGTGGCGAGCCTCAAGGTCGACGACCCCACGGCGCGGACCCGGATCCTGGAGGGGATCAGCGAGGTCTACGCGCAGCTGAACCGCGCGCGCGCGACGCTGAGCGCCCGCGGCAGGGACCTGCGGGGCGCGGAGGGGCGCGCCGAGTTCGGCGCGCAGTTCAAGGTGTTCGGCCAGAGCGTCTCCAGCGCGATCGCGGTGTGCGACACGCCCGAGCGCTGCGACGCCGAGCTGTCGAAGCTGCTCGTCCAGCTCGAGGAGCTCGAGGGGAAGTTCGGCGAGTTCGACGAGTTCCTCGGCGAGCTCGCGGCCAAGCGCGAGGAGGTGAACGACGCGATCGCGGCGCGCAGACAGGCGCTGCTCGACGAGCGGCAGCGGCGCGTCTCGAACCTCGTCGCCGCGGCGGACCGGATCGTCCAGGGGGTGGCGCGGCGGGCGCGCACCTTCGCGGGCGTGGACGAGCTCAACACGTACTTCGCGTCCGACGCCATGGTCGCGAAGCTCCGCGATCTCGCGGCCGATCTCCACGCGCTCGGCGACAGCGTGAAGGGGGACGAGGTCGAGGCGCGGCTCAAGTCGGCGCGGCAGGACGCGCTCCGGGCGCTGCGCGACCGCGAGGACCTGTTCGAGGGCGGCGGCGACGTCATCAAGCTGGGCCGCCACCGCTTCAACGTGAGCACGCAGGCCCTGGAGCTCACGCTGGTCCCGCGCGGCGACGGGCTCGCGCTGCACCTCACCGGGACCGACTTCTTCGAGCCGATCGAGGACCCGGCGCTCGAGGGCGCGCGCGATCTCTGGGGACAGGAGCTCGCGAGCGAGACCCCCGAGGTCTACCGCGGCGAGCTCCTCGCGGGCTCGATGCTCGCGGACGCGGAGGCGGGGCGAGGCGGGCTCTCGATCGAGCGGCTGCGCGAGGCGTCGCTCGGCCCTGGCGGCCTGCTCGGCGCGGTGCGCGCGTACGCGGAGGGCCGGCACGACGAGGGCTACGAGCGCGGCGTCCACGACGCGGACGCAGCGCTGATCCTCGAGAAGCTGCTCGCGCTGCGGTCCACGGCGGGGCTCCTGCGCTTCGGCAGCGCGCCGCGGGCCCTCGCCTGCCTGACCTGGGCGGGGCTCGACGCGCGCGCCCGGGACCTCGCGCACCGGCGGGCGCGGAGCCTCGGCCGGCTCGCGGCGCAGCTCGGCGAGAGCGAGGCGCGGGCGGCGCTCGCGGCCGAGCTCGCGCAGGGCGTGGCCGCGGCTGCGGCGGCCCACCGGATCGAGGCGAGCGCGGCGGACGTGCGCGTGGCGGCGCGGTACCTCGTGGAGGAGCTCGCGGCGGAGCGCCCCCGGTTCGTGACGAGCGACGCGGCGCTCTCGCTGCGGGATGCGCTGCTCGCGCGCCTCGACCTCGCGGGGGGCCGCGCGGCGTTCGAGGAGGACCTGCGGCAGCTCGAGAAGCACCCGGCCGAGCGCCTGGAGCTCGCGCTCGCGTGGCTGCGCGGGTTCGCCGCGGTCAACGATGGGGGCTCGCCCGGCAAGCCGGGCTCTGCCCCCAAACCCTTGGCCAACGATGGGGGCTCGCCCGGCAAGCCGGGCTCTGCCCCCAAACCCTTGGCCAACGATGGGGGCTCGCCCGGCAAGCCGGGCTCTGCCCCCAAACCCCCGGCCGCGCTTGCCCACCTCGCGCTCGAGGCGGCGGTCGTCGTCGTGACGGAGCGGCACATCGAGCGGGAGCCGAGCGCGGCCGTCACCGAGGCCCGCGTCGAGGGGCTGCTCGGGCAGCACCCGCGCATCAAGGAGCGCGCGATCGCGCTCCGGCTCGACGAATTCCTGAGCAGGATCGAGGACTTCCTGCACGAGAGGGCGCCGCGCTACCGCGCCTACAGGAAGGTGCGGAGCGAGATCGCGGAGCGGGAGCGGAAGCGGCTGCGCCTCGAGGAGTTCGCGCCGCGGGTGCTCACGTCGTTCGTGCGCAACCGGCTCATCGACGAGGTCTACCTGCCCCTCGTCGGCGCGAACCTGGCGAAGCAGCTCGGCGCCGCGGGCGACGTGAAGCGCACCGACCTGATGGGCATGCTGCTGCTCATCTCGCCGCCGGGCTACGGCAAGACGACGCTGATGGAGTACGTCGCGAGCAAGCTCGGCCTCGTGTTCATGAAGGTGAACGGGCCGTCGCTCGGCCACGAGGTGACGTCGCTCGACCCGGCCGAGGCCCCGAACGCGACGGCGCGCCAGGAGGTCGAGAAGATCAACCTCGCGTTCGAGATGGGCAACAACGTGATGCTGTACCTGGACGACATCCAGCACACGAACACGGAGCTGCTCCAGAAGTTCATCTCGCTCTGCGACGGGCAGCGCCGGATCGAGGGCGTGTGGCGGGGCCGGACGCGGACGTACGACCTGCGCGGCAAGAAGTTCTGCGTCGTGATGGCGGGCAACCCGTACACGGAGTCGGGCGCGCGGTTCCAGATCCCGGACATGCTGTCGAACCGGGCCGACACGTACAACCTCGGCGACGTCCTCGACGGCAAGGAGGCGCTGTTCGCGCTGAGCTACCTGGAGAACGCGCTCACGTCGAACCCGACGCTCGCGCCGCTCTCCGGGCGGGCGCCTGGCGACACGCACAAGCTCATCCGGATGGCGCAGGGCGAGGCCATCGCCGCGACGGAGCTCGAGCACGCCTACTCCGCGGCGGAGGTCTCGGAGATGGTCGCCGTGTTCGAGCGGCTCTTCCGGGTGCAGAAGGTGCTGCTGTCCGTGAACCTCGAGTACATCCGGAGCGCGTCGCAGGACGACGCCTTCCGGACGGAGCCGCCGTTCAAGCTGCAGGGCAGCTACCGGAACATGAACAAGCTGGCCGAGAAGGTCGTGGCGGCGCACACGCACGAGGAGGTCGACCGGCTCATCGACGATCACTACGTGAGCGAGTCGCAGACGCTGACGACGGGCGCCGAGCAGAACCTCCTCAAGCTCGCCGAGCTGCGCGGCCGGATGACGCCGGAGCAGGCCGCGCGGTGGGACGAGATCAAGAAGGGCTTCGTGCGGATCAAGCGCATGGGCGGCAAGGAGGACGACCCGGTCGTGCGCGTGACCGGCACGCTGTCGATGCTGGGCGAGCAGCTGGAGGGCATCCGCGGGGCGATCGGGAAGGCGGCCGCGGTGGCGCAGGCGGGGGACGCGCGGGCGCGGGAGATGAAGCAGTGGCTCGCGCCCGAGATGGAGCGGCTCTCCGCGGCGCTCAAGGGGGCGGCGCAGCCGCGGGTCGACGTGAAGGTCGAGACGGATCGCTCGGTGTCGGAGTTCGTGGGGCACCACCTGTCGCTGGTGGAGCGGCTCGTCGCGCCGCTCGCGAAGGCGACGACGCAGAGCGCGTTCGGCATCCGGGCGATCGAGGCGCAGGTCTCGGAGCTCGCGCAGGCGCTCCGGTCGCTCGAGGAGAAGGTCCGCGCGCCGCGCCCGCAGAGCCAGCCGCCGCCGCCGCGCTTCGAGGCGCGGGTCGGGGCGGCGTCGCCGGCGAACTTCTACCGGACGGCGCCCGCGGCCGACGTCGTCGACCACGGCGGCATCTTCGTGCCGACCTTCCGGCCGCCGCCGGCGCGCGGGACGACGGTGGCGCTCAAGATCCCGTTCGCGGAGGGCGGCGAGATCGACGCGGTGGGGGTGGTCGAATGGACGCGCGAGGCAGAGGAAGAGGGTCCGCCTGGGTTCGGGGCGCGCTTCGTGCGGCTCTCGGGCGAGCAGCGGGAGCTCGTGGAGGGGTTCGTGCGGCAGCGGGAGCCGATGCTGCTCGGCATGTGA
- a CDS encoding FIST signal transduction protein → MKMMTLGPFDGNAWLLGRKIERTVAEWKEPARLAIVAMPSGAKHEDYLAAVEDATGVPVVGATTGGASFTERGFSRSGVTCAFLGGANIDVACTAARELRSDHAKSIRAALSDMDEAVSSGSGRSGATSSILVLADAFACDGDDLVAALRQGVPPHTRVFGGTAGDGWTFEGARVFLGRKVLTDAAVLVRLTHRQRVNIDVVHGFRAAEGGRDFTITDIERNVLRTLDGQPAARVYEEELSRLGFRSSGEGLLQTMAKHALGAKTPFGEALKIRSPIAIRGDGAVVLTGGLARGQVVRVVNAATDAVLQAAKSLSTKVLGPLPGVAGSLVFDCAARFRMLGERYREEVRAFLSPNAASNPMFGMACYGQIAKFGGSVEGFYNTSAVMVAWGEADQGAAGG, encoded by the coding sequence ATGAAGATGATGACCCTCGGACCCTTTGACGGGAACGCGTGGCTGCTCGGCCGGAAGATCGAGCGGACGGTCGCGGAGTGGAAGGAGCCCGCGCGGCTCGCGATCGTGGCCATGCCGAGCGGGGCGAAGCACGAGGACTACCTCGCCGCGGTCGAGGACGCGACGGGCGTTCCGGTGGTCGGAGCCACCACCGGCGGCGCGTCGTTCACGGAGCGCGGCTTCAGCAGGAGCGGGGTGACGTGCGCGTTCCTCGGCGGAGCGAACATCGACGTGGCCTGCACGGCGGCGCGCGAGCTGCGCTCGGATCACGCCAAGAGCATCAGGGCGGCGCTGAGCGACATGGACGAGGCCGTCTCGAGCGGCAGCGGGCGGAGCGGGGCGACGAGCTCGATCCTGGTGCTGGCGGACGCGTTCGCGTGCGACGGCGACGATCTGGTGGCCGCGCTCCGCCAGGGCGTGCCGCCGCACACGCGCGTCTTCGGCGGGACGGCGGGCGACGGGTGGACGTTCGAGGGGGCGCGGGTGTTCCTGGGCCGCAAGGTGCTGACGGACGCGGCGGTCCTCGTGCGCCTGACGCACCGGCAGCGGGTGAACATCGACGTGGTGCACGGGTTCCGCGCGGCCGAGGGCGGGCGGGATTTCACGATCACGGACATCGAGCGGAACGTGCTCAGGACGCTGGACGGACAGCCGGCGGCGCGTGTGTACGAGGAGGAGCTCTCGCGGCTCGGCTTCCGTTCGAGCGGCGAGGGGCTGCTCCAGACGATGGCGAAGCACGCGCTCGGGGCGAAGACGCCGTTCGGCGAGGCGCTGAAGATCAGGTCGCCGATCGCGATCCGCGGGGACGGCGCGGTGGTGCTGACCGGGGGGCTGGCGCGCGGGCAGGTGGTGCGCGTCGTGAACGCGGCGACCGACGCGGTGCTCCAGGCGGCGAAGAGCCTGTCGACGAAGGTGCTGGGGCCGCTGCCCGGGGTGGCCGGCTCGCTGGTGTTCGACTGCGCGGCGCGGTTCCGGATGCTGGGTGAGCGGTACCGCGAGGAGGTGCGGGCGTTCCTCTCGCCGAACGCGGCGTCGAACCCGATGTTCGGGATGGCGTGCTACGGGCAGATCGCGAAGTTCGGGGGGAGCGTCGAGGGGTTCTACAACACGAGCGCTGTCATGGTGGCGTGGGGGGAAGCGGACCAGGGGGCTGCTGGCGGGTGA
- a CDS encoding cupin domain-containing protein: protein MAEPRQPGFDLRSTYLHLAEGGDALQIDVKPTFWQELMSDEPTGADIRRVKRVDGWLVTRFHMAEDTARWEMHPAGDEILYLLSGSIDVVLQDQGGERVVALRAGTACTVPQGVWHRMIVHEPGDFVAITYGKGTQHRAV, encoded by the coding sequence ATGGCCGAGCCGAGACAGCCTGGGTTCGATCTCCGCAGCACCTACCTGCACCTCGCGGAGGGCGGGGACGCGCTGCAGATCGATGTGAAGCCGACGTTCTGGCAAGAGCTCATGTCCGACGAGCCGACGGGCGCCGACATCCGGCGGGTCAAGCGCGTGGATGGCTGGCTCGTGACGAGGTTTCACATGGCCGAGGACACGGCCCGGTGGGAGATGCACCCGGCCGGGGACGAGATCCTGTACCTCCTCTCGGGCTCGATCGACGTGGTGCTGCAGGACCAGGGCGGCGAGCGGGTCGTCGCGCTGCGCGCAGGGACCGCGTGCACGGTGCCGCAAGGGGTGTGGCACCGGATGATCGTCCACGAACCGGGGGATTTCGTGGCGATCACGTACGGCAAGGGGACGCAGCACCGAGCGGTGTAG
- a CDS encoding PA0069 family radical SAM protein has translation MPRPVNNPPNPWSSTQVEYLEEAPPATLQIFEEQARSIVAANDSPDLPFRYSVNPYRGCLHACAYCYARPSHQYLGWGAGTDFDRKIVVKSNAPELLEKELNKPSWQGDTIVFSGNVDCYQPLEASYELTRRCLEVCLTFRNPVGLITKGALVRRDAALLGELARRARARVHFSIPFADDAVARKMEPYASRSSLRFAAMRALSDAGVPTGISLSPMIPGLNDSDVPELLERARDAGAESAFMMPLRLPREVLPVFDERLEEAFPDRAAKVRRGIQEMRGGKMNEAAFGARFQGAGPRWAAIQRLFEVHCQRLGLNRARVGDAADEAEERSTFRRPSRQGTLFDL, from the coding sequence ATGCCGCGCCCCGTGAACAACCCTCCGAACCCGTGGTCGTCCACGCAGGTCGAGTACCTCGAAGAGGCGCCCCCGGCGACGCTGCAGATCTTCGAGGAGCAGGCCCGCTCCATCGTGGCCGCGAACGACAGCCCCGATCTTCCTTTCCGGTACAGCGTCAACCCGTACCGGGGCTGCCTCCACGCGTGCGCCTACTGCTATGCCCGGCCGTCGCACCAGTACCTCGGGTGGGGCGCCGGCACGGATTTCGACCGCAAGATCGTGGTCAAGTCGAATGCGCCCGAGCTGCTCGAGAAGGAGCTCAACAAGCCGAGCTGGCAGGGAGACACGATCGTGTTCTCGGGCAACGTCGATTGCTACCAGCCGCTCGAGGCGAGCTACGAGCTCACCCGCCGCTGCCTCGAGGTGTGCCTCACGTTCAGGAACCCGGTCGGGCTCATCACGAAGGGCGCGCTCGTGCGGCGCGACGCCGCGTTGCTCGGCGAGCTGGCGCGCCGGGCCCGCGCTCGGGTCCACTTCAGCATCCCGTTCGCCGACGACGCCGTGGCGCGCAAGATGGAGCCGTATGCGAGCCGCTCGTCGCTGCGCTTCGCGGCGATGCGGGCGCTCTCCGACGCGGGGGTGCCGACGGGGATCTCGCTGTCGCCGATGATCCCCGGCCTGAACGACAGCGACGTCCCGGAGCTCCTGGAGCGCGCGCGGGACGCTGGCGCGGAGAGCGCGTTCATGATGCCGCTGCGCCTGCCGCGCGAGGTGCTCCCGGTCTTCGACGAGCGCCTCGAGGAGGCCTTCCCGGACCGCGCCGCCAAGGTCCGCCGCGGCATCCAGGAGATGCGCGGCGGCAAGATGAACGAGGCCGCCTTCGGCGCGCGCTTCCAGGGAGCGGGCCCGCGCTGGGCGGCGATCCAGCGGCTCTTCGAGGTCCACTGCCAGCGGCTCGGGCTGAACCGGGCGCGCGTGGGCGACGCGGCCGACGAGGCGGAAGAGCGCTCGACGTTCCGGCGGCCGAGCCGACAGGGGACGTTGTTCGACCTCTGA
- a CDS encoding L-lactate dehydrogenase — protein sequence MPDHQSVSPSKVAIVGAGSVGATIAYACLIRGVAKQVALFDTNRAKVDAEVLDLNHGLQFVPVATLDGSDDVEVCRGAHVVVITAGAKQKPGQSRMDLATANVAICRELLPRLQAVAPDALYLLVTNPVDVITYVTLKLTGLPPARVIGSGTVLDSSRFRFLIARKLDVAVQNVHAYIAGEHGDSEVPLWSSANVANIPLDAWSVPGHGHLGATERAEIFSNVKNAAAQVISGKGATNYAIGLATAKILEALLRDEHRVLPVSGLLSGYRGIDDVCLSVPCIVNRSGVESLLPIPMNPEEEAGLRASADTIRKAIRSLGF from the coding sequence ATGCCTGATCACCAGTCCGTCTCTCCCAGCAAGGTCGCGATCGTGGGTGCTGGCAGCGTCGGGGCGACGATCGCCTATGCGTGCCTGATCCGCGGCGTGGCAAAGCAGGTCGCCCTGTTCGACACGAACCGGGCCAAGGTCGACGCCGAGGTGCTCGACCTCAACCATGGGCTGCAGTTCGTCCCGGTGGCCACGCTCGATGGCAGCGACGATGTCGAGGTCTGCCGCGGGGCGCACGTCGTCGTGATCACCGCCGGCGCGAAGCAGAAGCCCGGGCAGAGCAGGATGGACCTCGCCACCGCGAACGTCGCGATATGCCGCGAGCTCCTGCCGAGGCTCCAGGCCGTCGCGCCGGACGCGCTCTACCTGCTCGTCACGAACCCGGTCGACGTGATCACGTATGTCACGCTCAAGCTGACAGGCCTCCCGCCCGCCCGTGTGATCGGCAGCGGCACGGTGCTCGACAGCAGCCGTTTCAGGTTCCTCATCGCGAGGAAGCTCGACGTGGCCGTGCAGAACGTCCACGCGTACATCGCGGGAGAGCACGGGGACAGCGAGGTGCCGCTGTGGAGCAGCGCGAACGTGGCGAACATCCCGCTCGACGCGTGGTCCGTGCCCGGCCACGGCCACCTCGGCGCGACCGAGCGGGCGGAGATCTTCTCCAACGTGAAGAACGCCGCCGCCCAGGTGATCTCCGGCAAGGGCGCGACGAACTACGCTATCGGCCTCGCGACCGCCAAGATCCTGGAGGCCCTGCTCCGCGACGAGCACCGCGTGCTGCCCGTCAGCGGCCTGCTGAGCGGCTATCGTGGGATCGACGATGTCTGCCTGAGCGTGCCGTGCATCGTGAACCGGTCCGGCGTCGAGTCGCTGCTGCCCATACCGATGAACCCCGAGGAGGAGGCCGGCCTCCGAGCCAGCGCGGACACGATCCGCAAGGCGATCCGATCGCTAGGATTCTGA
- a CDS encoding mechanosensitive ion channel family protein has protein sequence MNLDRLPALWADLIRSPASLPVALALSASVLALGFFAYRLVFASLSRLAGATQTSLDDLLVRRMRLPARMLVALLAMHAFISLRGGELPTLHKGVLLLELTLAAYLAIEIAETLIIDYWLAERRKVLLPALVRHLLLTILYLVAGLSIVGAVTGVDLVPLLATSTVITVVLGLALQDTLGNLFAGLALHSERSFGVGDWILVDGVEGQVIYVGWRSTRLRTFSGDVVILPNSIIAKARVQNFCAPDRNCARNIEMLVALGASPEAVERAAQRACGEVPEVLREPAPRLWLASVTPLFQRYVIKFWIADFERHDLLESEVMKAFFRACRDEGVALSPAAAQPALAVEIRPPAGAPGPAEGAAGAAAGAVGPAADPRAAPAVLAAIVVAPAAPPPDAHL, from the coding sequence GTGAACCTCGACCGGCTCCCCGCGCTCTGGGCCGACCTCATCCGCTCTCCCGCCTCGCTGCCCGTCGCGCTGGCGCTCTCGGCCTCCGTCCTCGCGCTCGGCTTCTTCGCCTACCGCCTGGTCTTCGCCTCGCTCTCCCGCCTCGCGGGCGCCACGCAGACGTCGCTGGACGACCTCCTGGTCCGCCGCATGCGGCTGCCGGCGCGCATGCTCGTCGCGCTGCTCGCGATGCACGCGTTCATCTCCCTTCGCGGGGGAGAGCTGCCCACGCTCCACAAGGGCGTGCTCCTCCTGGAGCTCACCCTCGCCGCGTACCTCGCCATCGAGATCGCCGAGACGCTGATCATCGACTACTGGCTCGCCGAGCGCCGGAAGGTGCTGCTCCCGGCGCTGGTGCGGCACCTCCTGCTCACGATCCTCTACCTGGTCGCCGGCCTCTCGATCGTCGGCGCGGTCACCGGGGTCGACCTCGTGCCGCTGCTCGCGACCTCGACCGTCATCACGGTGGTCCTCGGCCTCGCGCTGCAGGACACCCTGGGCAACCTCTTCGCCGGGCTCGCCCTGCACTCCGAGCGCTCGTTCGGCGTCGGGGACTGGATCCTCGTCGACGGGGTCGAGGGCCAGGTGATCTACGTGGGATGGCGCTCCACGCGCCTGAGGACGTTCTCCGGAGACGTCGTGATCCTGCCGAACTCGATCATCGCCAAGGCGCGCGTGCAGAACTTCTGCGCGCCGGACCGGAACTGCGCGCGCAACATCGAGATGCTCGTCGCGCTCGGCGCCTCCCCCGAGGCCGTGGAGCGCGCCGCCCAGCGCGCCTGCGGCGAGGTGCCCGAGGTGCTCCGCGAGCCCGCGCCCAGGCTCTGGCTCGCCTCCGTCACGCCGCTCTTCCAGCGGTACGTCATCAAGTTCTGGATCGCCGACTTCGAGCGCCACGATCTCCTGGAGTCCGAGGTCATGAAGGCGTTCTTCCGGGCGTGCCGCGACGAGGGCGTGGCGCTCAGCCCCGCCGCGGCGCAGCCGGCCCTCGCCGTCGAGATACGGCCCCCGGCAGGCGCCCCAGGGCCCGCCGAGGGCGCCGCAGGGGCCGCCGCGGGCGCCGTTGGGCCCGCGGCCGACCCGAGGGCGGCGCCGGCGGTCCTGGCGGCGATCGTCGTGGCGCCGGCCGCCCCGCCGCCGGACGCTCACCTCTGA
- a CDS encoding CoA-binding protein has protein sequence MDDIRDISHDEARVAELVRSARRVAVLGIKTEAQSDQPAFYVPSYLQGAGVEVIPVPVYYPDVKTILGQQVYRRVADVPGPIDIVDVFRRGQDVTGHLDDLLAARPRAVWLQSGIRNDKVAERLVEAGILVVQDRCLMVEHRRHAGRS, from the coding sequence ATGGACGACATTCGCGATATCAGCCACGACGAGGCCCGGGTGGCGGAGCTGGTGCGCTCGGCGCGGCGCGTCGCCGTGCTCGGCATCAAGACCGAGGCGCAGTCGGATCAGCCTGCCTTCTACGTGCCCAGCTATCTGCAGGGCGCGGGCGTGGAGGTGATCCCGGTCCCTGTCTATTACCCTGACGTGAAGACCATCCTCGGCCAGCAGGTCTATCGCCGGGTGGCCGACGTGCCGGGCCCCATCGACATCGTCGATGTCTTCCGGCGGGGTCAGGACGTCACCGGGCACCTCGACGACCTGCTCGCCGCCCGGCCGCGCGCCGTCTGGCTGCAGAGCGGCATCCGGAACGACAAGGTGGCCGAGCGGCTGGTCGAGGCAGGCATCCTGGTCGTGCAGGACCGCTGCCTGATGGTGGAGCACCGCCGCCACGCAGGGCGGAGCTGA